From a single Nocardioides panacis genomic region:
- a CDS encoding carboxyl transferase domain-containing protein, with amino-acid sequence MADRLSATDLIDLVLDDASFTSWDTPPVRGPISEEYAAELAAAQERTGLDESVISGEGRMRGRRVAVVACEFRFLAGSIGVDSAERLTRAVERATAERLPLLAAPVSGGTRMQEGTVAFVQMIKISAAIAAHKKAGLPYLVYLRHPTTGGVMASWGSLGHVTVAEPGALLGFLGPRVYEALYARTFPEGVQTSENLYAHGLIDGVVPHDQVAEILARALTVLTARNEVLVDVPNPPVDEIPDVDTWESVTRSRRPERPGVRRLLKYGATDVIPLNGTGQGESDPGLLIALAKFGGSPCIFLGQDRRGQTKAHPLGPGALREARRGMRLAAELHLPLMTVIDTPGAALSVEAEEGGMAGEIARCLADLVTLDAPTLCLLLGEGNGGGALALLPTDRVIAAQHGWLSPLPPEGASAIVHRDLDHAPDMARAQGVRSLDLRRNGIVDRIVAERPDAADEPEAFCARLSDVLRYELAALMQRDSATVTADRAARYRALGRA; translated from the coding sequence ATGGCTGACCGTCTCTCCGCGACCGACCTGATCGACCTGGTGCTCGACGACGCGTCGTTCACCTCCTGGGACACGCCTCCGGTGCGCGGGCCGATCTCCGAGGAGTACGCCGCGGAGCTCGCCGCCGCGCAGGAGAGGACCGGGCTCGACGAGTCGGTGATCTCCGGGGAGGGCCGGATGCGCGGGCGACGGGTGGCCGTCGTGGCCTGCGAGTTCCGGTTCCTGGCCGGGTCGATCGGCGTGGACTCCGCCGAGCGGCTGACCCGCGCCGTCGAGCGCGCGACGGCCGAGCGGCTGCCGCTGCTGGCCGCGCCGGTCTCCGGCGGCACCCGGATGCAGGAGGGCACGGTCGCCTTCGTGCAGATGATCAAGATCTCCGCGGCGATCGCGGCGCACAAGAAGGCCGGGCTGCCCTACCTCGTCTACCTGCGGCACCCGACCACCGGCGGCGTGATGGCCTCGTGGGGGTCGCTGGGCCACGTCACGGTCGCCGAGCCCGGTGCGCTGCTCGGCTTCCTGGGGCCGCGCGTCTACGAGGCGCTCTACGCCCGGACGTTCCCCGAGGGTGTGCAGACCTCGGAGAACCTCTACGCCCACGGCCTCATCGACGGGGTCGTCCCGCACGACCAGGTCGCCGAGATCCTGGCCCGCGCGCTGACCGTGCTGACCGCCCGCAACGAGGTGCTGGTCGACGTACCCAACCCGCCGGTCGACGAGATCCCCGACGTGGACACCTGGGAGTCGGTCACCCGCTCGCGGCGCCCCGAGCGGCCCGGCGTACGCCGCCTGCTGAAGTACGGCGCCACGGACGTGATCCCGCTCAACGGCACCGGGCAGGGCGAGTCCGACCCGGGGCTGCTGATCGCGCTCGCGAAGTTCGGCGGCTCGCCGTGCATCTTCCTGGGCCAGGACCGGCGGGGCCAGACCAAGGCGCACCCGCTCGGGCCGGGGGCGCTGCGCGAGGCGCGGCGCGGGATGCGGCTCGCCGCCGAGCTGCACCTGCCGCTGATGACCGTCATCGACACCCCCGGCGCGGCCCTGTCGGTGGAGGCCGAGGAGGGCGGGATGGCCGGCGAGATCGCCCGCTGCCTCGCCGACCTGGTCACCCTCGACGCGCCCACGCTGTGCCTGCTGCTCGGCGAGGGCAACGGCGGGGGCGCGCTGGCCCTGCTGCCGACCGACCGGGTGATCGCCGCCCAGCACGGCTGGCTGTCCCCGCTGCCACCGGAGGGCGCGAGCGCGATCGTGCACCGCGACCTCGACCACGCCCCGGACATGGCCCGCGCCCAGGGGGTGCGCTCGCTCGACCTGAGGCGCAACGGGATCGTGGACCGGATCGTCG
- a CDS encoding ATP-binding protein yields the protein MRVADLRPLPLFDGLDDDRLAELLAGGAEVGVAPGAVLFREGEPADSWWVLVDGALELVKVIGREETVVARMDVPGRWAGGFRAWDDQGVYLATGRGVAPGRVLCVPSAVLRRLSDAWFPFGGHLIEGVYRTARSIESTARQRGALLTLGTLAAGLAHEINNPAAAATRAADALGTTCDTLLSSLGRLAHDEISPGQFAALDALRLEVVPAVVAPPGSAPAAVDPLALADREQELSAWLSRRGVADGWTLAAPLAAAGVDVAWCDRVAAVVEGPALEPALRWAASTFEAATLLGEVRESTRRISELVGAVRSYSQMDRASRQRIRVTDGLESTLVMLSHKLRPGVAVVREYADDVPMIEAYPGELNQVWTNLVDNAVDAMGGSGTLRVSTRLDDGSVVVEVGDTGTGMTPQVAARAFEAFYTTKDVDAGTGLGLDIARRIVVERHHGEISVDSRPGDTVMRVRLPVDLPPD from the coding sequence ATGCGCGTCGCGGACCTGCGCCCGCTGCCGCTCTTCGACGGGCTGGACGACGACCGGCTGGCGGAGCTGCTGGCCGGCGGCGCCGAGGTCGGCGTCGCGCCGGGCGCCGTGCTGTTCCGCGAGGGCGAGCCGGCCGACTCCTGGTGGGTCCTGGTCGACGGTGCGCTCGAGCTGGTCAAGGTGATCGGCCGCGAGGAGACCGTCGTCGCGCGGATGGACGTGCCGGGCCGCTGGGCCGGCGGCTTCCGGGCCTGGGACGACCAGGGGGTCTACCTCGCGACCGGCCGCGGGGTGGCACCTGGACGGGTGCTGTGCGTGCCGTCCGCGGTGCTGCGCCGGCTCTCGGACGCGTGGTTCCCGTTCGGCGGCCACCTGATCGAGGGCGTCTACCGCACCGCCCGCTCCATCGAGTCGACCGCCCGGCAGCGCGGGGCGCTGCTGACGCTGGGCACGCTGGCCGCCGGGCTCGCCCACGAGATCAACAACCCGGCCGCGGCCGCGACCCGGGCCGCCGACGCCCTCGGCACCACCTGCGACACGCTGCTCTCCTCGCTCGGCCGGCTCGCGCACGACGAGATCTCCCCGGGCCAGTTCGCGGCGCTCGACGCGCTGCGCCTCGAGGTGGTGCCGGCCGTGGTCGCCCCGCCCGGCTCGGCCCCGGCGGCGGTGGACCCGCTCGCGCTCGCCGACCGGGAGCAGGAGCTGTCGGCGTGGCTGTCCCGGCGCGGCGTCGCGGACGGCTGGACGCTGGCCGCCCCGCTGGCCGCGGCCGGCGTGGACGTGGCGTGGTGCGACCGGGTCGCGGCCGTGGTCGAGGGCCCGGCGCTCGAGCCGGCGCTGCGGTGGGCGGCCAGCACGTTCGAGGCCGCGACCCTGCTGGGCGAGGTGCGGGAGTCCACCCGCCGGATCTCCGAGCTGGTCGGCGCGGTGCGCTCCTACTCGCAGATGGACCGGGCCTCGCGGCAACGCATCCGGGTCACCGACGGCCTCGAGAGCACGCTGGTGATGCTCAGCCACAAGCTGCGGCCGGGGGTGGCGGTGGTGCGGGAGTACGCGGACGACGTACCGATGATCGAGGCGTACCCCGGCGAGCTGAACCAGGTGTGGACCAACCTCGTGGACAACGCCGTCGACGCCATGGGCGGCTCCGGCACGCTGCGGGTCAGCACCCGGCTCGACGACGGCTCGGTCGTCGTGGAGGTCGGCGACACCGGCACCGGGATGACGCCGCAGGTGGCGGCCCGGGCGTTCGAGGCGTTCTACACGACCAAGGACGTGGACGCCGGCACCGGCCTGGGCCTCGACATCGCCCGCCGCATCGTGGTCGAGCGGCACCACGGCGAGATCTCCGTCGACTCCCGGCCCGGGGACACGGTCATGCGGGTCCGCCTGCCGGTCGACCTCCCCCCGGACTGA